A region from the Lagopus muta isolate bLagMut1 chromosome 27, bLagMut1 primary, whole genome shotgun sequence genome encodes:
- the LOC125685291 gene encoding fumarylacetoacetate hydrolase domain-containing protein 2-like isoform X1, whose protein sequence is MAQARLPAALPRVMRLLRFQRPGAAGPRLGLQEDEGGDVVDLNEAEPTLPRSMRAFLESGEHGLAAARRALASGQHRLPRAGLRLLAPIDDPEKVICVGLNYRDHCLEQDVKVPKEPLIFSKFPSAIAGPFDDIVHPAESSEVDWEVELAAIIGKTGRHIQESEAMEHIVGFTVANDVSARDWQMRRNGRQWLLGKTFDTFCPIGPAIVTKDSVTDVHNLCIRCSVNGQLMQNSSTSQLVFRLPQLVAWVSQFVTLRPGDVLLTGTPPGVGVFRKPPVFLKQGDEVQCEIEELGTICNKVV, encoded by the exons ATGGCCCAGGCCCGGCTGCCCGCGGCGCTGCCCCGCGTCATGCGCCTGCTCCGCTTCCAGCGTCCCGGGGCGGCTGGGCCCcggctggggctgcaggaggacgAGGGCGGGGACGTGGTGGATCTCAACGAGGCCGAGCCCACGCTGCCTCGCTCCATGCGGGCCTTCCTGGAGAGCGGCGAGCACGGGCTGGCGGCTGCCCGCAG AGCGCTGGCCTCGGGCCAGCACCGTTTGCCCCGGGCGGGATTGCGGCTGTTGGCGCCCATCGACGACCCCGAGAAGGTGATCTGCGTGGGGCTGAACTACCGCGACCACTGCCTGGAGCAGGACGTCAAGGTGCCCAAGGAGCCGCTCATCTTCAGCAAGTTCCCCAGCGCCATCGCCGGGCCATTCGATGACATCGTGCACCCGGCCGAGAGCAGC GAGGTGGACTGGGAGGTGGAGTTGGCTGCCATCATCGGGAAGACGGGGCGGCACATCCAG GAATCAGAGGCTATGGAGCACATTGTAGGCTTCACTGTGGCCAACGATGTCAGTGCCCGGGACTGGCAGATGCGAAGGAATGGGAGGCAGTGGCTGCTGGGGAAGACTTTTGACACCTTCTGTCCCATAGGGCCGGCTATTGTCACCAAGGACTCAGTGACAG ACGTCCACAACCTGTGCATCCGCTGCAGCGTCAACGGGCAGCtgatgcagaacagcagcaccagccagcTTGTCTTCAGGTTGCCCCAGCTCGTCGCCTGGGTGTCCCA GTTTGTCACGCTGCGCCCTGGGGATGTCCTGCTGACAGGAACCCCTCCTGGCGTGGGGGTTTTCAGGAAGCCCCCCGTGTTTCTCAAG CAAGGTGACGAGGTGCAGTGCGAGATTGAGGAACTGGGCACCATTTGCAACAAGGTGGTGTGA
- the LOC125685291 gene encoding fumarylacetoacetate hydrolase domain-containing protein 2-like isoform X2, with amino-acid sequence MAQARLPAALPRVMRLLRFQRPGAAGPRLGLQEDEGGDVVDLNEAEPTLPRSMRAFLESGEHGLAAARRALASGQHRLPRAGLRLLAPIDDPEKVICVGLNYRDHCLEQDVKVPKEPLIFSKFPSAIAGPFDDIVHPAESSEVDWEVELAAIIGKTGRHIQESEAMEHIVGFTVANDVSARDWQMRRNGRQWLLGKTFDTFCPIGPAIVTKDSVTDVHNLCIRCSVNGQLMQNSSTSQLVFRLPQLVAWVSQFVTLRPGDVLLTGTPPGVGVFRKPPVFLKPPPPPSSLWG; translated from the exons ATGGCCCAGGCCCGGCTGCCCGCGGCGCTGCCCCGCGTCATGCGCCTGCTCCGCTTCCAGCGTCCCGGGGCGGCTGGGCCCcggctggggctgcaggaggacgAGGGCGGGGACGTGGTGGATCTCAACGAGGCCGAGCCCACGCTGCCTCGCTCCATGCGGGCCTTCCTGGAGAGCGGCGAGCACGGGCTGGCGGCTGCCCGCAG AGCGCTGGCCTCGGGCCAGCACCGTTTGCCCCGGGCGGGATTGCGGCTGTTGGCGCCCATCGACGACCCCGAGAAGGTGATCTGCGTGGGGCTGAACTACCGCGACCACTGCCTGGAGCAGGACGTCAAGGTGCCCAAGGAGCCGCTCATCTTCAGCAAGTTCCCCAGCGCCATCGCCGGGCCATTCGATGACATCGTGCACCCGGCCGAGAGCAGC GAGGTGGACTGGGAGGTGGAGTTGGCTGCCATCATCGGGAAGACGGGGCGGCACATCCAG GAATCAGAGGCTATGGAGCACATTGTAGGCTTCACTGTGGCCAACGATGTCAGTGCCCGGGACTGGCAGATGCGAAGGAATGGGAGGCAGTGGCTGCTGGGGAAGACTTTTGACACCTTCTGTCCCATAGGGCCGGCTATTGTCACCAAGGACTCAGTGACAG ACGTCCACAACCTGTGCATCCGCTGCAGCGTCAACGGGCAGCtgatgcagaacagcagcaccagccagcTTGTCTTCAGGTTGCCCCAGCTCGTCGCCTGGGTGTCCCA GTTTGTCACGCTGCGCCCTGGGGATGTCCTGCTGACAGGAACCCCTCCTGGCGTGGGGGTTTTCAGGAAGCCCCCCGTGTTTCTCAAG ccccctccccctCCATCCTCTCTGTGGGGATGA